Sequence from the Chloroflexota bacterium genome:
CGCGCCCAGCACCGCTATGAGGGGATCGGAGCCGGGGTCGAGCAGGTCGTCGTCGCGGAACACCCTCAGCGGCACGAACTCGGGTCCGCTCGCCCGGAGAGTGATGCTCCACGCCGCCTCGCCCTCTCTCAGACGCAGCGGGTCATCGTCCGCGGGGACCTCGCCGATGACGGCCTGTGGGTAGTGGGCGGAGACCTGCCCGCGCACCACCTGGTCGTCAAGGCAGCGCGCCATCAGCGTCACGCCGTCGATGTCCCCGGCAAGCTCCAGGGAGAACGGCTCTGGCACGGCGATGGACTGGAGCATGTTCTCCACGCCCAGCATCGTGCGCTCTCCGGTCCTGGGCGGAGTCACCGCCAGCAGCACCGGTCGCCTGGGTTGGGATTTTCCGAGTATCTTCGATAGGTTGAGTTTCATTTGGTTCGCTCCGTTCTCTACTGGTTCCCGCACTTCATTCCTGTCTTGTCGCTTGGTCAGCGCCTGCCCGGAGTCCACTCGATCACCTCGGTCTCCTCCGGCGTGGCCTCGATGCGCACCGGGAAGCGGTGTCCCTTCGACAGCAGTAGCCCGTCCCCGCGCGGGCAGGACAGCAGCCAGCGCTGCAGCTCCTCCGGCAGGTCGAAGGCGTCTCCGACCGTGCTGATCGCCGCCGCGTCCTGCTGGAGAAGCAGCTTGAAGGCGGCGTTCTGCAGCAGCGCCCGGCCGGAGTGGCCGGTAATGGCCCTGGACGAGTCCTCCGAGAGAAGGTCCTGCACGTCCTTGGTGATGAACTGGAGACCGAGGCGGTGCTTGCGGGCGCGCTTGGCCATGGACACCATGAAGGCTGCGCCCTCCGGGTGCTGCATGATGGACCACACCTCGTCGACGACCAGCAGGCGGGGCTTGGGATCCTGCGCCGCCGCTGCCCACACCGTCTCGGTGCATACCATCGCGGCGGCGGGCCTGAGCTCGGGTTCGAGCAGCCGCAGGTCGAATACGGTCACCAGCGCCTCGTTGCCCAGCAGGTCGTCTCCCTCGTCGGAGAGCAGGTTGCGCAGGCTGCCGGTGGCGAATGGCCTCAGCAGTCTGGAGAGATCTTCGGCCTCTCCTTCGAGGTAGGCGTAGAAGTCTCTGAAGCCGGTGCGCTCCCTGGACTGTGCGTAGTAGCCCGCCAGCGCGTGGTCGAGGGTGGCGCGGCGGTCTGCCGACAGCCGCTCTCCGATCATCACCTCGATTAGCCGTCTGAGGCTGCCGATGCGCTGGAGGAGCTCCTCCGAGTCGCCCCTGTCGATCACGAACGGGTTCATGCCCTGTCCGGGTACTCCGGGCGACAGCACCCGTCCTCCGGCTGCGCGCGCCATGTCCGCGTATTCACCCTCGGGATCGATGACGTAGGCGGTCACTCCTCTGCACAGGCCTCTGAGCACTCCCAGCTTGGTGGCGAACGACTTGCCGCTTCCCGACCTTGCAAGCACCGCTGTGTTCGCGTTCAGGTGCGTTCCGTCCCAGGGGTCGTACACGACCGGGGCGCAGGCGCGCATGTCGATGCCGTACAGGGTGCCGCTGCGCGTGTCGAGGTCGGGCGGCGAGAAGGGGAACAGCCTCGCTAGGCTGGACGTGTCCAGCGTGCGCCAGGCCGCGACCGCGTTCATCGCCAGGGGCATAGTCGAAAGCAGGCCCACGCGCTGGCGGAAGGTCAGGTTGTCGAGTTTGCCCAGCGTGGCGGCGAAGTGTCCCTTCGCGCGCTGGGTCATCTCCTTGAGCGCATCGGCGTCGCTCGCGTGCAACGTCACCGACAACGACGAGTGGAACAACCGCTCCCTGCCGCGCTGCACCTCGTCCCTGAGCCGGGTCACGTCCTCCAGGGCGATCTCCGCCTCCGGCGACAGCGTGCGCCCGCGCTTGAGCGAAAGGCTCTGCGCCGACTCGAATCTCACCTTCTGCCACTCGAGGGTTCTCGCCGCCTGCTCAGCCGGTATCGGCCCCAAATGGATGGACAGGTCCATCGGCGCGCCCGCCGCCATCAGCCCCTGGAGGAAGCCGGGGGCGAGCGAGCGCGGCCACTTGCCCAGGTGCAGCGAGCGCACGAGCCGGTCTCCGACGCGCGCGTTGCGGCGGTTAATCCCCACTTCTACGACGGCCTCCGGGTCGAACTCGCCCGGCGTGCCGCCGAGCGCGGCCGACACCAGGAACATCCTGAGCCGGCGTCCGCTGAGCGGGTGAACGGACAGCCCGCCCCGCGCGAGCAGGCCGCGCAGCTCGTCCACGCGGGCGAACTCGCAGACGGCATAAAAGCGCCTGTCGAGGATGCCGTCCCGCGCTTCAAGGTCGGTGAGCAGCCTGCCGAGTGACTCGGCCGCCGCCCGCGTCTGCGGGGGCAAGCCCTCCGGCTGCGCCGCTGTGAGATTCGTCCTCAGCCCGTCGAGTCTGGGAGGGTGCTGCCTTATGAGCAGCTGGAACGGGAAGTCGCAGGCGTTAAGCGCGCCAGCGAAGGCTCCGAGCTTCGGCTCGTCCATCTCCTGTCCCATCACCTCACACACGCCCAGCTTCACGCCGTCCAATCTCACAGGGCCGTCCTCCTCGACGTGCGACAGCATGAAGAACAGCGGAAGGTCGGGCGGTGGTCTTTTGTCCCCGGAGTCGCTCCCTGAAGCGTCCTGGGGAGCGGTGTCCTCTGACGGCGGGCAGAGTACGGGAGTTGCGGGTTCAGTGGTCTGTACGTTAACCGGAATATCTTCCTCCGGCCCTTCATGCGGAGTCGAGGCCGCATCCTGCTGCGTCTCCCCTCCGCGTCTCGTGATCTTCCTGAAGAGGCTCTTCACTGGGTCTCCTCCTTTCGGTCTATGCGGTCGGCAGACCGACGATGCCGCTTCTGAGCAGCGTGGCGATGCCCTTTGCCAGCAGCACGAGCACCAGGCCGGCGATGGCGAGGATCACCGCGCTCTTCGCCCTGCCGCCCCCGCGCTCGTCGGCTCCGTCCGCCATCAGCAGGAAGCCCGCCCACACGATGGCGAAGACGCAGATGCCCGTTGCGGCGTAGGCCATCGCGGTGAGCACCGCGTCGAAGGCGGCCAGCATCGCGTCCTCCGGCGCGGCCCCCATGCACACGAGGGCCGCGCCCGTCGGCAGCGGCAGAGTCGCGGCGCGCCTCACCATGGCCACTCCCATCCGAGCTGCCCGAACCAGCCGCGCAGTCCGCCGCCGGCCGGCGTCTGCTCGGCGGGCGGGTCGACAGGCTCCGGCTCCGGCAGCACTAACGCCGTGAACGGGTCGTCCGATCCGACGACCGACGCAAGCGACAGGCTCTCGGGCCTGATCCTGGATATGGGGTCCCTGTCCGCCACCTCGGCGTCCACGCGCTCGGGGTGAAAGACGTCCGCCGTCACGTCCCTGGCGATTGTGGCGCTGGGGACGTGGGCGTACGCCCTCGCGGTGGCGGACTTCCTGGAGCCTCCCTCGCACCTGACCGACACCCTCTTACTGTCCGAGTCGCTGGCACCCGGGCGATGGAGGTGCACGGTCCTGGTGACCTGCTGGGTCCATGCCTCGCGGTGCGTGAGGCGCGTCAGCGGGGGAACCGGTATGCGGAGACTCGCCTCCAGGTCCGCCTCAACCGTCACGTCGTGAATGGCCTCACCCGCAGCGACGGGTATGGAAAAATGAGCTTCCCCGTCCGGAGCGAACACGACGGTGGCATGGGAGTCGCCGGCCGCCGCCGATACCGTCCCCGTTATTCCCGTTATTACGGCGTCCATCAGCGTCGTCTCGGTGACGCTGGCGTGTCCTGCAACCGTCTGTAGCTCGACCGGGTGCTCGATGGCCGTCACGCACCCGGACTCGATGACGCCGCTCACTGTCCCGGGCGTCCAGCCCAGGGAGACGATGCGCAGGTCGCACAACTCTCCCTCGACCTCCGGAAGCGGGAACGGTATCTGCTCATGCGTGAGCGTGACCGCACCCGCCTGTCGCAGCGAGTCCACCCATGAGAAGGTGAGGGACGGCACCGGACCGTGCAGGGGCAGCGAGTAGTCGATGCTCTCACCCCCGGCCAAGGTGGCCGCGCCCCAGAAGCGCAGCCACGTTCCCTCCGGACCGCCGAACGCCCGGGTACGCAGCTCGATGCCGGTCGCGGCGCGCAGGGTCACCTCTGCGCGGTCGCCGGAGACGGTCAGCCCCTCTACGAATATCCTTCGCCCGTCCACCGGGTCGGTGAGTACGAAGTCGATCTCGTCCTGCCAGCGCTCGTGATCGTCGGCGAGCGCCACGCCCGGGAGGGATGCCACGAGCGCAGTCAGGGTCGCGGCGACCGCGACCGCCATCAACTTGGGGTGCCTGTTGCGCCTGTCCCTGCGGCTCCGTGACTCTCTGCCGTTGATGCTGTCCGCCTGCTCGCGCCTGCGCTTTCCGAACCAGCGGTGTGGGCGGAAGGGCATCCTTCCTCCCGTTCGCTTCCGGTTCCTGCGCCTGCGAAGGACACGCTGTGCCCTTCTGACCATCATACGCACAGGGCCGGGGCCGCCCTTCTGCTGTATGGGCGTGGGCGGCTCGTCTCTCACAAGCTCGGACACCTGCCCTGCGTATAGCCTTGCGCCCAGTCTGTACGTCAGCAGGTCGGCGGCCACAAGCGGCAGCCGCCTGCCTCCTATCCTCCCCACGACCGCGACCAGCCCCACCAGGCCGAGCAGAACGGCAATCGCTATCCTCACCTCGGAAGGCCCTATGGGAGCGTAGCGGTAAGCGCCGTAGGACAGGGCGCACACCGCCGTCATCGCCACGATCTGCGGAAACGTGAACCACAGCAGCACCCTGTCCTCGGCCTGCACGTGGGTCGGTACCTCGTGTTCTCTCATTTTTTCTTCCTCCTTCGCGCCCTTCTAACCGTCGTCGTCGCCGTCATTTGTCGGGTCGGGTATCTCACCGATTTCCACCGGGGAGCCGACTACCGCGTCGATAACCAGCTCGACTACGCCGTAGGCGACAAGCGCCAGCACGACGCCCGCGAGGGCGGTCATCATCGCGCTCTTGCCCCGCTCCATCTGGTGGGGCGCTCCGCTGGCCGTGAGGTACAGGTAGGCGCCGTAGATGAAGAAGCCCACTCCGACCACTCCGACGATGCCCAGCAGGATGCCCACCAGGTTCGATATGGTCTGCGTCAGGTCTTCCATAAGTTCTGTCTCCTCTCTGTCTTCTGTTGTCGGGCGTCTCTCGCCCTTTCCGTGTCCATTCCTATCGGTCGCTGTGTCTCGGGACTCCTGCCCGCACATCGCTCCCACCTCCTTGGTCGTATCGACCGGCGCCACATGGGTCGTTGGTGTCTTCAGGAAAATCACTCGCTCGCG
This genomic interval carries:
- a CDS encoding DUF87 domain-containing protein, with the translated sequence MDGVKLGVCEVMGQEMDEPKLGAFAGALNACDFPFQLLIRQHPPRLDGLRTNLTAAQPEGLPPQTRAAAESLGRLLTDLEARDGILDRRFYAVCEFARVDELRGLLARGGLSVHPLSGRRLRMFLVSAALGGTPGEFDPEAVVEVGINRRNARVGDRLVRSLHLGKWPRSLAPGFLQGLMAAGAPMDLSIHLGPIPAEQAARTLEWQKVRFESAQSLSLKRGRTLSPEAEIALEDVTRLRDEVQRGRERLFHSSLSVTLHASDADALKEMTQRAKGHFAATLGKLDNLTFRQRVGLLSTMPLAMNAVAAWRTLDTSSLARLFPFSPPDLDTRSGTLYGIDMRACAPVVYDPWDGTHLNANTAVLARSGSGKSFATKLGVLRGLCRGVTAYVIDPEGEYADMARAAGGRVLSPGVPGQGMNPFVIDRGDSEELLQRIGSLRRLIEVMIGERLSADRRATLDHALAGYYAQSRERTGFRDFYAYLEGEAEDLSRLLRPFATGSLRNLLSDEGDDLLGNEALVTVFDLRLLEPELRPAAAMVCTETVWAAAAQDPKPRLLVVDEVWSIMQHPEGAAFMVSMAKRARKHRLGLQFITKDVQDLLSEDSSRAITGHSGRALLQNAAFKLLLQQDAAAISTVGDAFDLPEELQRWLLSCPRGDGLLLSKGHRFPVRIEATPEETEVIEWTPGRR